From a single Lolium rigidum isolate FL_2022 chromosome 7, APGP_CSIRO_Lrig_0.1, whole genome shotgun sequence genomic region:
- the LOC124670017 gene encoding pentatricopeptide repeat-containing protein At4g18975, chloroplastic-like — MASTFALRLGPRIAAPPPARATSGGGGGGGGSRPTSRRALVSKKPNKHHHLWIRKDSAGSGKKALCLVNTVSKLPNEKEAVYGALDRWTAFEPEFPIIAAAKALVMLKKRRKWLQIIQVTKWLMSKGQVLTWTTYDTLLLALFMDGRVDEVESIWNTIIQTYTRSVPKKLFSRMIQIYNARHLPDKVLEIYGDMEELGVHPDEDTTRRIGRAFAASGQEDKQKPVLEKYLKKWKYIHFNGERVRVKRAGPLA; from the exons ATGGCGAGTACATTCGCACTCCGCCTAGGGCCGCGCATCGCGGCGCCCCCTCCGGCGAGGGCGacgagcggaggaggaggaggaggaggaggtagccgcCCTACCAGCAGACGGGCGCT GGTGTCAAAGAAGCCAAACAAGCACCACCATTTGTGGATTAGGAAGGATTCAGCTGGGTCAGGGAAGAAGGCTCTTTGTCTTGTTAATACT GTTTCAAAGCTGCCGAATGAAAAGGAAGCTGTTTATGGTGCATTGGATAGGTGGACTGCTTTTGAGCCTGAATTTCCTATTATAGCAGCAGCAAAAGCTTTGGTAATGCTGAAAAAGCGAAGAAAATGGCTACAAATTATCCAG GTAACCAAGTGGTTGATGAGTAAAGGTCAGGTGCTGACATGGACAACATACGATACGCTGTTGTTGGCTCTTTTTATGGATGGAAGGGTAGATGAGGTTGAGTCAATATGGAACACTATCATACAAACTTATACACGCTCAGTGCCCAAGAAGTTGTTCTCTCGGATGATCCAGATTTATAACGCGCGCCATCTTCCAGACAAAGTTTTGGAG ATATATGGTGACATGGAGGAATTAGGGGTACATCCAGATGAGGATACAACAAGAAGGATCGGGCGAGCATTTGCGGCCTCCGGCCAGGAAGATAAGCAAAAGCCTGTCCTTGAGAAGTACTTGAAGAAGTGGAAGTACATCCATTTCAACGGAGAGCGTGTTCGGGTGAAGAGGGCAGGACCTTTGGCATAG
- the LOC124670018 gene encoding isopentenyl-diphosphate Delta-isomerase II, chloroplastic-like yields the protein MAGAGDDAGMDEVQRRLMFDDECILVDEEDKVVGHESKYTCHLMEKIETLNLLHRAFSVFLFNSKYELLLQQRSKTKVTFPLVWTNTCCSHPLYRESELIQENFLGVRNAAQRKLLDELGIPAKDVPVDQFTPLGRMLYKAPSDGKWGEHELDYLLFIVRDVTVLPNPDEVADVKYVSREQLQELIRQADAGEGGVKLSPWFRLVVDNFLMGWWEHLEKGTLEEAVDMKTIHKLK from the exons ATGGCCGGCGCGGGGGACGACGCCGGGATGGACGAGGTCCAGAGGCGCCTCATGTTCGACGACGA ATGCATTTTGGTAGATGAAGAGGACAAAGTTGTCGGCCATGAATCAAAGTATACCT GCCATCTGATGGAAAAGATTGAAACTTTGAACCTGCTCCACAGGGCTTTCAGTGTATTCCTTTTCAATTCAAAATATGAGCTGCTACTTCAG CAAAGATCTAAAACAAAGGTGACGTTTCCTCTAGTATGGACCAACACCTGCTGCAGCCATCCTCTGTACCGTGAATCTGAACTTATTCAGGAAAACTTCCTTG GTGTTAGAAATGCTGCTCAGAGGAAGCTCCTCGATGAGCTGGGCATCCCGGCTAAAGATGTACCAGTTGACCAATTCACTCCTCTCGGTCGGATGCTTTACAAGGCCCCATCTGATGGGAAATGGGGCGAACATGAGT TGGACTACCTGCTTTTCATCGTCAGAGATGTGACAGTGCTCCCGAACCCAGACGAAGTGGCTGACGTGAAGTACGTGAGCCGTGAGCAGCTACAGGAGCTCATCCGGCAGGCGGACGCCGGTGAGGGCGGCGTGAAGCTGTCCCCGTGGTTCAGGCTGGTGGTGGACAACTTCCTCATGGGTTGGTGGGAGCACCTTGAGAAAGGCACGCTCGAGGAGGCCGTGGACATGAAGACTATCCACAAGCTCAAGTAA